From a single Streptomyces sp. NBC_00377 genomic region:
- the glmS gene encoding glutamine--fructose-6-phosphate transaminase (isomerizing), with the protein MCGIVGYIGRRDVAPLLLEGLQRLEYRGYDSAGIVVTSPKTAGLKMVKAKGRVRDLEAKVPARFKGTTGIAHTRWATHGAPSDVNAHPHMSADLKVAVVHNGIIDNASDLRRKLEADGVEFLSETDTEVLVHLIARAQAEKLEDKVREALRVVEGTYGIAVMHADFNDRIVVARNGSPVVLGIGEKEMFVASDIAALVAHTRQIVTLDDGEMATLKADDFRTYTTEGTRTTAEPTTVEWEAASYDMGGHDTYMHKEIHEQADAVDRVLRGRIDDRFSTVHLGGLNLDAREARQIRRVKILGCGTSYHAGMIGAQMIEELARIPADAEPASEFRYRNAVVDPDTLYIAVSQSGETYDVLAAVQELKRKGARVLGVVNVVGSAIAREADGGVYVHAGPEVCVVSTKCFTNTTVAFALLALHLGRTRDLSVRDGKRIIEGLRKLPAQIAEIMEQEAEIEKLAETLAEARSMLFIGRVRGYPVAREASLKLKEVSYIHAEAYPASELKHGPLALIEPALPTVAIVPDDDLLEKNRAALEEIKARSGKIIAVAHQEQEKADQTVLVPKNEDELDPILMGIPLQLLAYYTAKALGRDIDKPRNLAKSVTVE; encoded by the coding sequence GCGGGTACGACTCGGCGGGCATCGTCGTGACCTCCCCGAAGACGGCCGGCCTGAAGATGGTCAAGGCCAAGGGCCGGGTCCGCGACCTGGAGGCCAAGGTCCCGGCGCGCTTCAAGGGCACGACCGGCATCGCCCACACCCGCTGGGCCACCCACGGCGCGCCCTCCGACGTGAACGCCCACCCGCACATGTCGGCCGACCTCAAGGTCGCCGTCGTCCACAACGGCATCATCGACAACGCCTCCGACCTGCGCAGGAAGCTCGAGGCCGACGGCGTCGAGTTCCTGTCCGAGACGGACACCGAGGTGCTCGTCCACCTCATCGCCCGCGCCCAGGCCGAGAAGCTCGAGGACAAGGTCCGCGAGGCGCTGCGCGTGGTCGAGGGCACGTACGGCATCGCCGTCATGCACGCCGACTTCAACGACCGGATCGTCGTCGCCCGCAACGGCTCCCCGGTCGTCCTCGGCATCGGTGAGAAGGAGATGTTCGTCGCCTCGGACATCGCCGCGCTGGTCGCCCACACCCGCCAGATCGTCACCCTCGACGACGGCGAGATGGCCACCCTCAAGGCCGACGACTTCCGCACCTACACCACCGAGGGCACGCGCACCACCGCCGAGCCCACCACCGTCGAGTGGGAGGCCGCCTCCTACGACATGGGCGGCCACGACACCTACATGCACAAGGAGATCCACGAGCAGGCCGACGCCGTGGACCGCGTGCTGCGCGGCCGCATCGACGACCGCTTCTCCACCGTGCACCTCGGCGGCCTCAACCTGGACGCCCGTGAGGCCCGCCAGATCCGCCGGGTGAAGATCCTCGGCTGCGGCACCTCGTACCACGCGGGCATGATCGGCGCCCAGATGATCGAGGAGCTCGCCCGCATCCCCGCGGACGCCGAGCCCGCCTCCGAGTTCCGCTACCGCAACGCGGTCGTGGACCCCGACACCCTGTACATCGCCGTCTCGCAGTCCGGTGAGACGTACGACGTGCTGGCGGCCGTCCAGGAGCTGAAGCGCAAGGGTGCCCGGGTGCTGGGCGTGGTCAACGTCGTCGGCTCGGCGATCGCCCGCGAGGCGGACGGCGGCGTGTACGTGCACGCGGGCCCCGAGGTCTGCGTCGTCTCGACGAAGTGCTTCACGAACACCACGGTCGCCTTCGCGCTGCTCGCCCTGCACCTCGGCCGCACCCGCGACCTCTCCGTGCGCGACGGCAAGCGGATCATCGAGGGTCTGCGCAAGCTGCCCGCCCAGATCGCCGAGATCATGGAGCAGGAGGCGGAGATCGAGAAGCTCGCCGAGACGCTCGCCGAGGCCCGCTCGATGCTGTTCATCGGCCGCGTCCGGGGCTACCCGGTCGCCCGTGAGGCCTCGCTGAAGCTGAAGGAGGTCTCGTACATCCACGCCGAGGCCTACCCGGCCTCCGAGCTCAAGCACGGTCCGCTGGCCCTCATCGAGCCCGCGCTCCCGACGGTCGCGATCGTCCCGGACGACGACCTGCTGGAGAAGAACCGCGCCGCCCTGGAGGAGATCAAGGCCCGCAGCGGCAAGATCATCGCGGTGGCCCACCAGGAGCAGGAGAAGGCCGACCAGACGGTCCTCGTCCCCAAGAACGAGGACGAGCTCGACCCGATCCTCATGGGCATCCCGCTCCAGCTCCTCGCCTACTACACGGCGAAGGCGCTCGGCCGCGACATCGACAAGCCGAGGAACCTCGCGAAGTCGGTGACGGTCGAGTAG
- a CDS encoding GPR1/FUN34/YaaH family transporter — MDNDVSAGSSTTTIAGRLALGVTLLAFGLGYTDLIDGVTAADAVSIAHYIGGVALFLAGLLALRDRDTATGTACTVLGAFWFTWAVSAGAQVSDNAAGLFLLLFALVALSLTLAGGDQLGQVAYGLFCVGLVLMAVARFADSDGLTKAGGWFAVAAGAVAWYAATAALAHWPTAFSRRAARPGVTATG; from the coding sequence GTGGACAACGACGTCTCTGCGGGAAGCAGCACCACCACGATCGCCGGCCGACTCGCCCTGGGTGTCACCCTGTTGGCGTTCGGGCTCGGGTACACCGACCTCATCGACGGCGTGACGGCTGCGGACGCCGTATCCATCGCCCACTACATCGGCGGCGTGGCGCTGTTCCTCGCCGGCCTGCTCGCCCTGCGGGACCGCGACACGGCCACCGGCACCGCCTGCACCGTCCTCGGCGCCTTCTGGTTCACCTGGGCGGTCTCCGCCGGGGCCCAGGTCTCCGACAACGCCGCAGGGCTGTTCCTGCTCCTGTTCGCCCTCGTGGCGCTCTCCCTGACGCTCGCCGGTGGCGACCAACTCGGCCAGGTGGCCTACGGGTTGTTCTGCGTCGGCCTCGTGCTGATGGCCGTCGCCCGGTTCGCCGACAGTGACGGGCTCACCAAGGCGGGCGGCTGGTTCGCCGTCGCGGCGGGCGCGGTGGCCTGGTACGCGGCGACCGCGGCGCTGGCCCACTGGCCGACGGCGTTCTCCCGACGTGCTGCCCGCCCCGGCGTGACGGCCACGGGCTGA